In Oncorhynchus tshawytscha isolate Ot180627B linkage group LG08, Otsh_v2.0, whole genome shotgun sequence, the genomic window ccaatcagttgtttactgtGCGGACACGCGGGTGCGCCGtgccttctttttcctctgtaatgaatacgcttttgtccggttggaatattattgaagatgtatTATAAAACGACCCTAAGGTTCattgtaaacatcgtttgacatgtttctacaaactgtaatggaactcttttgACTTTTTTGTGctcgcgcattgtgcctttggaatagtgaactaaatgcgcaaacaaaacggaggtatttggacataaatatggacgtaatcgaacaaaacaaacatttcttgtaggagtcctgggagtgcattccgatgaagatcagaAAAGGTAAGGGAAGAtttctaatgctatttatgacttttgttgactccacaacttggcgggtaactgtatggcttgcttttgtggctgaacacTGTTCTCAGATTATTAAATGTTGTGCTTTTGccaaaaagcttttttgaaatctgacacagcggttgcattaagaactagtttatctttaattctatgtaaaacataTATCTTTCATCAGTTTATGataagtatttctgttatttgatgtggctctttgcaatttctccggatgttttggaggcatttctgaatatggcgccaatgtaaactgagatttttggatataaatatgaacttcatcgaacaaaacatacatgtattgtgtaacattgagtcctgggagtgtcatctgatgaagatcgtcaaaggttagtgatgaattttatctatatttctgctttttgtgacacctctctttggttggaaaatggcttaatgctttctgtgactagttgctgacctaaaataatgatatgttctgcttcttgccgaaaagcttttttgaaatcggacactgtggttggattaacgagaagtgtatctttaaaatggtttaaaataCTTGTGTGGTTGAGGAATTTTATTTATGAGATttatgttgttttgaatttggagccctgcactttcactggctgttggcgaggtgggacgctagcatcccgaacgatcccagagaggttaaggacCCATTAATGCCTATAAGTATATCTAAGCTCTGACTGAACTCTTAAATCATTTATAAATGATTTACCCACATGTATAACTGCTAAAAGTACCATATTTTTGTAGTGACAGACAAAACATTTATAACTGAGTTATCAACATTTATAACTGCTAAAAGAATACCTTATTTTAAAGTGGCAATCCACTGGCTATTAACAAATGAGTTACCAACATTGCTAACTGCTGAAAAGATACATTTAAAGAAAGTGAAAGCCTAATGACCATTTATTAATGAGTTAGACttggtattcacaccccttgacttattccaaattttgttgtgttacagtctaaGTTCACACCTGGATTTGacaatatttgcaaattattattattttttaaccctACACAGCTACACAAACTAGTTTTCCTCTGATTTTTCCTGTGCTAAGTGCTATTCATTTTCTTTTTGTCCtatgacaaacatacccataacatcatgcagccaccaccatgcttgaaaatatgaagcgtGGTACACCGTGATGTgttttgttggatttgccccaaacataacacgttgtattcaggacataaagttaattactttgccacattttttgcagtttcacattagtgccttattgcaaatatgtgtatttcttttcactctgtcatttaggttagtattgtggagtaactataatgttgttgatccatcctgagttttctcctatcacagccattaaactctaactgttttaaagtcaccatttgcttcatggtgaaatccctgagcggtttccttcctctccggcaactgagttaggaaggatgtctgtatctttgtagtgactgggtgttggTGCACaatacaaagtgtaattaataacttcactatgctcaaagggatattcaatgtctgctttttaaaatttcctcccatctaccaataggtgcccgtCTTTGCAAGGcgttggaaaacctccttggtctttgtggttgaatctgtgtttgaaattcactgctcgactgagtgaccttacagataattgtatgtgtagggtacatatatgaggtagtcattcaaaaagcatgttaaaaactattattgcacatagagtgagtccatgcaacgtatgtgacttgttaagcaaattttgaCTCTTGAACTTACTTATTGacttcaagacatttcagttttacattttgtattacactgaacaaaaatataaacgcaacatgcaacactttcaaagattttactgagttacagttcatataaggaatcagtcaatttaaataaattcattagaacctaatctatggatttctcatgttatggatgtgtcactgcaaccgtAAAGGTCCTAAATGATCTCACCATTGCCCTTGGTTCTAAGCAAtgttgacttggccaaagcttttgatacagtagaccattccattcttgtgggctggctaaggggtattggtgtctctgaggggtattTTGCctagtttgctaactacctctctcaaagagtgcagtgtataaagtcagaacatctgctgtctcagccactgcttgtcaccaagggagtaccccaaggctcaatcctaggccccatgctcttctcaatttacatcaacaacatagctcaggcagtagggagctctctcatccatatatatgcagatgatatagtcttatactcagctggcccctccttggattatgtgttaaacactctacaacaaagctttcttagtgtccaacaagctttctctgtccttaaccttgttctttacacctccaaaacaaaggtcatgtggttttgtaagaagaatgcccctttcCCCACcagtgttattactacctctgagggtttggagcttgaggtagtcacctcgtAGAAGTACTTGGGAgtacacccgttctgccagtcacattctgttaaaggtccccaaagcacacacatccctgggtcgctcctcttttcagttcgctgcagccagcatggacactcttactgacagttgtggctgcttcgcctCATGTAATGTTGTCTCTAACTTCTTGCTtttgtgttgtctgtgcccaataatgttttgtgctgctaccatgttgtgctgctgccatgttgtgttgcttccatgttgttgtcatgtggtcttgctaccatgctgtgttgtcatgtggtcttgctaccatgctgtgttgtcatgtggtcttgctaccatgctgtgttgtcatgtggtcttgctaccatgctgtgttgtcatgtggtcttgctaccatgctgtgttgtcatgtggtcttgctaccatgctgtgttgtcatgtggtcttgctaccatgctgtgttgtcatgtggtcttgctaccatgctgtgttgtcatgtggtcttgctaccatgctgtgttgtcatgtggtcttgctaccatgctgtgttgtcatgtggtcTTGCTACCATGCTATGATTTTGTCTTCGGTCTCTCTttttgtagtgttgtggtgtctctcttgtcatgatgtgtgtttttgtcctatatttttatttttgatcgcagccttttggtaggccgtcattgtaactaagaattCGTTTTTTACTGACTTGCCTTATTAAATAATATTTAGTTTCAAACAacatcaaaacaaaacaaagcaaaACACATCATTTGAGTTGACCATTATTCTGAAAACCAATAATGTTTTTTCCTGGGTCAGGTCAACAATGCATCACACCCAAAAgtgagaaaatatatattttttgaactgTATAACCATTTAAAATAAGTTTGCATCATGATAAATAAGGGTTCACTATAATACACATTTGTAAGGGCATTTATAAAGGGTTAATAGCTGGAGGTAAATAGTGGCTCACTATTTTGGCAAGCACTGACTGGCTATTGCACTATTTTGACCAATTCGTATTAACCCATTTATTAATGGTTTATGATTAATTTACAAATGATTAAACGACCATTAATAATGTAATTACAAACCCTTTATAAACCCTTTACAAAGAAATCTTTATTGTAAAGTTCTACGGAAAGGTGTCATTTCAAACATAGAGCCAACACTTTCTAGTGGCATTTCTGAATTTCTAACGCAGTAGGGATAGTAAGGAAGGGAGTGGTTTGTGACACACAAGAGCAGCCGCTCACCGATTGGTCAGCTCATACAGCAGTTACACCTCCAAAACATCTGGTATGCGGAATGTCGGCCAATGCTGATTACCGCTCAATCTGATTGAATCCAGGCCCATTTCTCTTTCCTATATGTACGTTAAAATTGATTGTAAATATATCATACTCAATTCTCTTCCCCAGTCTGCCTCTGGAGCAGTGGAGGTGGAGCCCAGTTTGGGTCAGTTGGAGGGAACAGCGGGTGACTCTACGGTGCCCATGGTCTCTGAGATGCAGGATGCTAGCTCTCTGGAGCTGCTGGATGCCTCTGTGTCAGGACAGACCCTCAGGGAGGGGGAGCCCCGGGCCGCCACCCTACCTGCTGACCCCCTCAGCCCTAAGGCTGTGCTGCAGGAGGGCATGCTGGGACGGAAACACGACCTAGAGGCTGCTGGGAAGAAGGCTTCCACCAGGTAGAGACACTCACAGCCTTAAAGAGCATGGTTATTATTGCTATGGTTGTCTTAAAATGGTTGATTTGCGTAGAATTAAGGCTGCACATTTTGCCAGGTATTTTGTATAGTTTGGGGTAATGAAAGAAGGTACTCACTCCAATTACAGTAGGTAGGATGTAAAGGATAGCTCATGATACTACCTCCAAATAATTCACATAGTTTTGGGTAAGCTTGGGTTGCGTATGTATCTGCTTAAGGTGTTTTCCATCAAAATATGTCTGTGCTCCTGTCCTCTCACAGGTCCTGGAACAACCTGTACTGTGTGCTGAAGCCTGGTCAGCTGTCTGTCTATAAGGACGCCAAGAGCTTCGGCCATGGCTCCACCTACCACGGAGAGGACCCTCTGTCACTCGGCAACGCCAAATGGGAAGTCCTGAACAACTACAAGAAGAAGAAGCATGTATTCATACTGAGGTGAGGAACGTTAGTGTTTTAGTGtacgtaaactcagcaaaaaaagaaatgtccctttttcaggaccctggctttcaaagataatttgtaaaaatccaaaggacttcacagatcttcactgtagagggtttaaacactgtttcccatgaacatgcacctgtggaacggttgttaagacactaacagcttacagacggtagacaattaaggtcacagttatgaaaacgtaggacactaaagaggcctttctactgactctgaaaaacaccaaaataaagatgcccagggtccctgttcatctgcgtgaatgtgccttaggcatgctgcaaggaggcatgactgcagatgtggccagggcaatacattgcaatgtccgtactgtgagacgcctaagacagtgctacagggagacatgacggacagctgatcgtcctcgcagtgtatccgaacatcacacctgcgggacaggtacaggatggcaacaacaactgcccgagttatacaaggaacgcacaatccctccatcagtgctcagactgtccgcaataggctgagagaggctggactgagggcttgtaaggcTGTTGCAAGGcgggtcctcaccagacatcaccggcaacaatgttgcctatgggcacaaacccaccgtccctggaccagacaggactggcaaaaagtgctcttcactgaagtgttgcggttttgtctcaccaggggatATGGTCAGactcgcgtttatcgtcgaagtaatgagcgttacaccgaggcctgtactctggagcggggatggatttagaggtggagggtccgtcatggtctggggaggtgtgtcacagcatcatcggactgtgcttgtcattgcaggcaatttcaatgctgtgcgttacagggaagacatcctcctccctcatgtggtacccttcctgcaggctcatcctgacctgaccctccagcatgacaatgccaccagccatactgcttgttctgtgcgttatttcctgcaatacaggactgtcagtgttctgccatggccagcgaagagcccggatctcaatcccattcagAACGTCTGGGACCTAAGTCTGGGACCTACTAAATGTCTGGGAAtgtgcaggtgccttggtggaagagtggggtaacatctaacagcaagaactggcaaatctggtgaagtccatgaggaggagatgcactgcagcacttaatgcagctggtggccacaccagatactgtctgatacttttgattattattattccatttctgttaatcacatgtctgtggaacttgttcagtttgtctctgttgttgaatcttgttttgttcatacaaatatttgacatgaaaataaacgcagttgacagtgagaggatgtttcttttttttgctgattttAGTTCACACTCTCTTACCACGCGTTTGGTTTAAACTGAATTGTTTTCCCTCTTGCTGTCTATCTTCCAGGCTGGGTGATGGTAGTGAGTACCTGTTCCAGTGTAAAGATGAGGTGGGTTCTTCACGCACTTCTGTTTTTTATGATATGTATTTCATTTATCTGGTTTTGTCACACAAGAATGTCATGGGTTCTTATTACAGGGTAACAGCAGTAATGCACTTTGGAATATAATCATTAACACACATGAAATATCCAAACATACGTTCAACAATCACACCACAGTACAGCACTGTAATGCATTTTTTTGCCACCACTGTGGCAAAAGATCAGACTTCACACAGTTCTCCATAATATATCCGTTAATCAATAAGTCATCAAAATACAGATCTCATTGCTGTTGGACCATTTGAAATATAAGCGTCCGGCACTTTCTGCAATTGAATCATGGAAGTATGTGTAAATGCATTACATCTGTAAATTTATTACGAATGTTAATATTGGGGGGACCTTAACCCCAACACCCAAATTCATGCAAATATATTCAACGTAAATGTATGGTTATTTCAGGAGGAACTGGGGCGTTGGACCCAGGCCATAGAGAAAGCAGTGAAGCCCCTGGCACAGGAAGAGGCGGAACCCTCAGGGTCTGCAGGGGTCCGGGCCCGCAGCCTgccccctccttcctcttctaCCACCCTCACCACACCAGAGCCAGCGAAAGACAAGAAAGACAAGGAGAAGAAGGGCTTCAGTCGGTTTGCCAATAAAAAGTGAGGATGGACAGACTGACTATATTGCAGGTCTTGGGGCAGAAGAAGTTTTACTGTACAATCAGAATGAATTTGATCTTATAAagattttctttttttactttGAAATAGATGAGATATTGTAGTTTAGATTTAAACCTCTGCTGCCTGTATTAAAGCTAGGGTAACAacatctttctttctctttttgacAAAATATGCTAAATTCAAATAGCTCAATAAAAGCACAGGAATCCTCTTTTCACACTCAACCAAAGAATGTTTGTAAAATTCATTATTTTCCTTTTACAATTGTTTCCCAACTTTGCTTTAGATAAAAGCATGCTTGTATGATTTGTAAAACAAAACACATAAGAGTACTTTTGTTGATTCATCTGCCTTATATTCCTAGAAAATGGTTGTGAATTGTTAtactgtggtttgaatttggtgctcttaTATCATAGAATCATCAGGATTGGGTGGCTAGGCTTTTTAAAAGAGCTTTGTAAATTCAGTTTTAACTAATGAATTGATAGGCCTAGTGTTGCCTGAAAGAGATTGAGacattgtacagtacagtacctgcaTGCACAGCAAGTACAACTGCAAGTATGCAAACTAATTGTCCTATGCACTGTGAAGGCAAAATAATGCTGCTGAAATGggcagttatagactgttttaaCTGAGATAATGAAAGTAACACAATTGAAAGATGATTATGCTATCTTGTTATTGACCTGCTATTACCTTAAACATAACCCAATCACTTTCAAACATGACTTTGACCAGAACAATGGCCATCTCTGAGAACTTGAAATAGCTCATACCTAACACTTGTTTATCAAATCTCAACTTTCATATCtgttcatatacagtatataaaaaaatGCATGAATcatgttttttgtttattttttgtgtGGTGTTCGGGTCTGTGGGACCCCTTCAATGTTTACTCAAAGACATAATTTGTAcaacctgagactcattggccttggctcattttcGGTGAAGAacatataaaataacacattttcattgagtgcacactgtgcacccccctacacatgtatattatatatgtggtgtttgGGTCCACAGGACCCGAAGgtaataaaagtgtgtgtgtgtgtgtgtgtgtgtgtaggtgaaaagAAGTAAAAATTTAACAAAAAGGTTTGTGTGTGCCTTCACTCAGTCTTCatcctccctgggcctgctgtttcaacatagtctgtctccctgcctgtctgctgcTTTTCTCgcactctttaccctttgtagtgtgtgaaactacacaatgcCTTACAGGAACCTGCAAAATGTTAACACATTATTTCGATATTGAAAAAAATGCAGTATTTTCCGACACTAccccagccaggtgcaaattgggggggaacacaacaaataaatagctttgcatgtgtggctccttaccacaatcaatcagtatggcaaaaatATTCTCTGCTCTGAGGGCCTaagaagagagagaagctggTGTGGAAGGACCGTCTTCCATCTTGGAAGATGAAGAATTTTccaaagtcagttaagaacaaattcttattttcaatgactgcctaggaacagtgagttaactgccctTGTTCAATTtggagtctgacagtgagttgcAAGAAGAGGTtgagattgaccctcagccagccccaggaccagctaaTCAGCAGCCTGCATTGTGAAATTGAATGGTCTTCTTGCCCAAGGAATGAGCCACCCCGGCATTGGCTGCCAATGTAATAAGGATGGTGGTTAGTCATGTGCAGGACATAGTCTTCTTTTgaactgttcatcccagacaccatccatTCTGGACTGCACTAACTTGGAGGGGAGGTATGTtttgggagagagatggaaggagatggaccaaactcatttacttgcatactttggggttcttatccttgctggtgttt contains:
- the LOC121846885 gene encoding spectrin beta chain, non-erythrocytic 1-like; translation: MYVKIDCKYIILNSLPQSASGAVEVEPSLGQLEGTAGDSTVPMVSEMQDASSLELLDASVSGQTLREGEPRAATLPADPLSPKAVLQEGMLGRKHDLEAAGKKASTRSWNNLYCVLKPGQLSVYKDAKSFGHGSTYHGEDPLSLGNAKWEVLNNYKKKKHVFILRLGDGSEYLFQCKDEEELGRWTQAIEKAVKPLAQEEAEPSGSAGVRARSLPPPSSSTTLTTPEPAKDKKDKEKKGFSRFANKK